The DNA segment actgtgtgtgtctgtgtgtgtgtgtgtgtgtattctagctgtaactgctcaactgTTTActaatgcgacgaaaactaacatgtacagttttgataggcttctagccatgtcCATTTGGATTATAATTTGtaaaactaaagcttctttcggctttagttttgcttacttggaggCCATTGAAGTCGCTCAGTTTAGACTCTTGCGTAGCAATATCTGTTAATTTATAGGATAGTAGTTGTTTCTGCATGCAGTAAAGCAAAAGTTACACTGCCTTGCAATATCCGTTGCATCAAGTTATTGCATCATGCAATGCTGCACATAGTACATGCCAACTTATAGTCTACCGCGTGCTGTTATTTTACTTTTAGCATCCGTTTCACAGTCATTCATTTCCTATCAATTATACTCAATtcatcactgtgtgtgcaAACTTGAACTATTCGTTATTACAGCTGCTGTAACTGCAATGGTCTGTACTGATCTGATGGACCTAGTCAATGGAGGTATTGTTTATGATATGGAGACCAATGATAACAGACCAGtgaacactgtggccacctacacctgtgacactggctacactctcaatggaagcAGCactaccaggacttgtggaagtgatggagtgtggagtggatcGGATCCAACGTGTGAAGGTTGGAGGCAACACGTTTACAGTCATGCACTCTGTGTTGAGCAGTATTAATATTTCAAGTATTAATCTCTTACAGCCATTGAGTGTCCTCCTCTATCGGCCATTATCAATGGTACTATGATCTCCTACTCTCCTGATGTCACCCCGGACTATGACCTGGGAACTAATGCAACCTACACTTGTGAGGCTGGGTTCCATCTTAAGGGTAATGGTGTACGAGTGTGTATGGACGATGATGGAATGGACGCcattggagtgtggagtgaTCAGGAGCCAAGCTGTGTCCGTAAGTTATCAATATTGTAGTGTATGTTTTATGTTTTGCAACAGAACATTTGTCCACTaaaatattatacataattatacgtatagtACTTACTGTCAGCTATCTCtgattgtgtaataattattggcaaagACCAGAACAATTTATGCATGAGCTATTTCTTGTTTCCCCAGCCATCCCTCCTCCTGTACGCTCAGTGTTTTTCCAACTcagactcaccaacatcaACAACTGTCCTGACTGGGTGGTGAGTGCTAAGAATGTCCTAAAGCTAAAGCAAACTAACAATTACttctctctatatatataaggaCCAGGACGGGAGGTTAGAAATTGTAACGAATGCGTTTGCTGCCGAGGTGGAGAGtcactgtgggtgtggtttctcaAGCACGGTCATTACTGCCCCCCGCTTCCGCTGCTTCCCTGGGTCGGACAGAGCTGTCACATTCCGAGCCACTCTAACCGATTCCAGGCTCCTGACTCCCATACAGGACTGGATACAAACCAATGGATTCATTCCCATTCAGAATATACTGGTTGAGGTGGAAAAGTCTTGTCAGGTGCAGGTATCAAGCCTTGCAGACACAGAGTGCACCACCAACCAGCCTGTAGCTGCAGCGATCATTGACCTAGCCACTGTGGTTGGTGGAGTGGTGGGAGGAGCGGTGGGGTTGATCCTTCTGGTGGGTGTTGTTGTCATAGTGATTGCTGTACTGTTGTTGAAGAGTAGGAGACAGAAGATGATCGTCCACAGAACAACAAAGTAAGTGAATCAATAATTTTACTAGAGCattgaagtgcaaaccctcgacGTTAATTTGTGATTTGATGTAGTCTACAGCCTCGAATCAAAGccgtgtgtacatacatgtacataggccACATGCAGCTTACTCACTTTTATTCGAAAACGAAACATCAAAAAATAGCTAGCCAACtttaccttgttgtgttgggATAAAAACAGTGCTATCTGAGTATACACAGAACGACAGACAGACTGAATGACCGACTATATACTATAAACCCGTGACGCCGCGGCGCACCTCTGGTTAATTATGTATCTCTCTACTGTTCTGAATTTGTACAAATTAACTATATCTACTCCCCAGACATGACCTACCACCAGTGTCGCtaaagggtgtggtcagtacTGGTGAGATACAATCATACAAGGTAATGGAAATGGGTCACGAATACGAGGAAGTGTCCAAGTTCCAACGAGCCATTGGTGGAACACCACCCTTACatacaactggctccgaaagCAAGTATGTTATAAAGACTGAGTCatcaccacccactccacccactccacaacCCTCACAAGCGACTAAGGCTGCCGGAAATGATATTGAGTTTACAGAGTGCGTTGCTTACAGCAGTGCACGACCACCCACAGTCACCCCCCACATCCCACAAGCTTATGAACTAATACCCAACCCCCTGTATGCTACTGTTGACTATTTGCATACTGTATAATCTTGTCTAATGTTATTGCTTGCATGCATTTCATTTTGTATGGCATTGTCATCAATTTTACGCATCCTTGCTATTTGGACTCCACCCAACAACTGTGGATTATCATACCATGTCGTTGAATGTGGTTGTTATTAGCCGCTAAAAACTCATAGCAGCCTCTATTCCAGGCCATATTTCATCTAGCATTTGAAAAGCCGTTCTGGTGACAAATTAAAGTAAATGTGTGGTCTGGTGGCAGAGGAAGATAGTCAGTAATAAGTGTCAATTAAATCTGCTTCCAGAGGACTTTAAAATTGCATTTCGATCGTCTACTCTTTCTTTATTACCTCCAATC comes from the Halichondria panicea chromosome 4, odHalPani1.1, whole genome shotgun sequence genome and includes:
- the LOC135335047 gene encoding CUB and sushi domain-containing protein 1-like isoform X1, which codes for MHEDSMNKLQGGCGCVFWLVFLTGAAQLLLVCGQSLPAAEVYLSLGSTNITTNNTEIPITDIGEDAVGGLPSLICNTVYATCCRSNAENNGNGGLGQWTYPDGRVILNNAGSTTVGEQFYIVRNAPQLIRLARRQSNNPLSPTGSYCCTIPTTGGEMTLCANLVVDCGPPPTIPNGSPGTPTSTTFEGTVSYTCNNRYRMSGSATVTCEASGSWSTKPTCSAAVTAMVCTDLMDLVNGGIVYDMETNDNRPVNTVATYTCDTGYTLNGSSTTRTCGSDGVWSGSDPTCEAIECPPLSAIINGTMISYSPDVTPDYDLGTNATYTCEAGFHLKGNGVRVCMDDDGMDAIGVWSDQEPSCVPIPPPVRSVFFQLRLTNINNCPDWVDQDGRLEIVTNAFAAEVESHCGCGFSSTVITAPRFRCFPGSDRAVTFRATLTDSRLLTPIQDWIQTNGFIPIQNILVEVEKSCQVQVSSLADTECTTNQPVAAAIIDLATVVGGVVGGAVGLILLVGVVVIVIAVLLLKSRRQKMIVHRTTKHDLPPVSLKGVVSTGEIQSYKVMEMGHEYEEVSKFQRAIGGTPPLHTTGSESKYVIKTESSPPTPPTPQPSQATKAAGNDIEFTECVAYSSARPPTVTPHIPQAYELIPNPLYATVDYLHTV
- the LOC135335047 gene encoding sushi, von Willebrand factor type A, EGF and pentraxin domain-containing protein 1-like isoform X2 encodes the protein MHEDSMNKLQGGCGCVFWLVFLTGAAQLLLVCGQSLPAAEVYLSLGSTNITTNNTEIPITDIGEDAVGGLPSLICNTVYATCCRSNAENNGNGGLGQWTYPDGRVILNNAGSTTVGEQFYIVRNAPQLIRLARRQSNNPLSPTGSYCCTIPTTGGEMTLCANLAAVTAMVCTDLMDLVNGGIVYDMETNDNRPVNTVATYTCDTGYTLNGSSTTRTCGSDGVWSGSDPTCEAIECPPLSAIINGTMISYSPDVTPDYDLGTNATYTCEAGFHLKGNGVRVCMDDDGMDAIGVWSDQEPSCVPIPPPVRSVFFQLRLTNINNCPDWVDQDGRLEIVTNAFAAEVESHCGCGFSSTVITAPRFRCFPGSDRAVTFRATLTDSRLLTPIQDWIQTNGFIPIQNILVEVEKSCQVQVSSLADTECTTNQPVAAAIIDLATVVGGVVGGAVGLILLVGVVVIVIAVLLLKSRRQKMIVHRTTKHDLPPVSLKGVVSTGEIQSYKVMEMGHEYEEVSKFQRAIGGTPPLHTTGSESKYVIKTESSPPTPPTPQPSQATKAAGNDIEFTECVAYSSARPPTVTPHIPQAYELIPNPLYATVDYLHTV